The Pocillopora verrucosa isolate sample1 chromosome 14, ASM3666991v2, whole genome shotgun sequence genome has a segment encoding these proteins:
- the LOC131795073 gene encoding uncharacterized protein: MIRTIIWFGGAGFFASSYSNLVRGLPMMRKPMMHTFFTSIGLYAGYLIHKWEDKGEAVYEEMVEKHKNVPWWPKAQLLAEKAAREQVLKEAIMADIAEEESDE, encoded by the exons ATGATAAGAACAATTATATGGTTTGGTGGTGCTGGTTTTTTTGCCTCAAGTTACTCCAATTTGGTGCGAGGCTTGCCAATGATGAGAA AACCCATGATGCATACATTCTTCACAAGTATTGGGCTGTATGCAGGCTATCTGATCCATAAATGGGAGGATAAAGGAGAAGCTGTGTATGAAGAGATGGTAGAGAAACACAAAAATGTACCGTGGTGGCCAAAGGCTCAGCTTTTAGCAGAGAAAGCTGCCAGGGAACAAGTCTTAAAGGAAG CGATCATGGCAGACATTGCAGAAGAAGAATCAG ATGAATAA
- the LOC131795096 gene encoding 2-aminomuconic semialdehyde dehydrogenase-like isoform X2, giving the protein MQLTRRDISEQIQNFINGEFVPPEDGRFADTLNPSTGEVLCKYPVSTVKDVERAIDAARSAFYSWSKVCKNERAKILNQVAKLLGKRSEAFIRAEIMDQGRAIHGVSKEDNDITREVLNIKYFTAQAVATVESATQSQGSVSYSTRYPLGVVGIITSWASPLHSILWHAIPALASGNCVVIKPSSLAPVEVHLLAKTFSDAGIPRGVVNVVYGKGDVLGRAMAAHPTVKALALAGSERTASAILAVSQLLYTKKFMFRLGNCHPMIVFDDANLEEVLPVAIRGSFLRNEGQNVHSINRIFVHASILQTFTERFIRVVQRLKIGSAHETGIQVGPLISKEHRQKIIGLIQGAVNDGAELLWGGKIPKLDSKLAKGFFLEPTVLGGFQSSTISTINTLEVQGPVVRIIPFRTANEAVVGANGTMYGLSASVWCKDVKVAHSIADQLNVGSVWINSWLPNEPNMPHESWKQSGLGRTGGAYSIDFYTELKTVSITF; this is encoded by the exons ATGCAATTGACCAG GCGTGACATTTCGGAACAAATCCAAAATTTTATAAACGGCGAGTTCGTACCTCCAGAGGATGGAAGATTCGCCGACACTTTGAATCCAAGTACAGGGGAAGTGTTATGCAAATACCCAGTCTCGACTGTGAAGGATGTAGAAAGAGCTATAGACGCCGCCAGGTCTGCATTTTATTCATGGTCTAAAGTATGTAAG AATGAGAGAGCAAAGATTTTAAATCAAGTGGCGAAGTTATTGGGGAAAAGGTCTGAGGCTTTCATTCGCGCCGAGATTATGGACCAGGGTAGAGCAATCCATGGTGTAAGCAAGGAAGACAACGACATTACCAGAGAGGTTCtcaatattaaatattttactGCGCAAGCCGTTGCTACTGTGGAATCAGCAACACAATCACAAG GTTCCGTCAGCTATAGTACGCGGTATCCTCTTGGTGTGGTTGGTATAATTACTTCTTGGGCTTCTCCTCTACATTCGATTTTATGGCATGCAATCCCAGCACTGGCCAGCGGCAACTGTGTGGTTATAAAGCCTTCATCTTTGGCTCCTGTTGAAGTCCATTTGCTGGCCAAAACATTCAGCGATGCAG GGATTCCAAGGGGCGTCGTGAACGTAGTCTATGGCAAAGGTGACGTGCTTGGTAGAGCCATGGCTGCGCATCCAACTGTGAAAGCGTTGGCATTG GCAGGAAGCGAGAGGACTGCATCTGCCATACTTGCTGTAAGTCAGCTTCTTTATACAAAAAAGTTCATGTTTCGCTTAGGAAACTGTCATCCGATGATCGTCTTCGACGACGCTAATTTAGAGGAAGTTCTCCCAGTTGCAATCAGAGGAAG TTTTCTCCGCAACGAGGGCCAAAATGTCCACTCTATCAACCGCATTTTCGTTCACGCATCCATCTTGCAAACATTTACTGAAAGATTCATCAGAGTGGTACAGAGGTTGAAGATTGGCAGTGCACATGAGACAGGGATACAG GTTGGTCCTTTAATCAGCAAGGAACATCGCCAGAAGATCATAGGTCTTATTCAAGGCGCAGTGAACGATGGAGCAGAGCTTCTGTGGGGCGGGAAAATTCCAAAACTTGACAGCAAGTTAGCCAAAGGTTTCTTCCTGGAGCCCACGGTACTTGGAG GTTTCCAAAGTTCAACCATTAGTACTATAAACACCCTGGAGGTTCAAGGCCCAGTG GTAAGAATCATACCGTTTCGTACTGCAAACGAGGCTGTAGTAGGAGCAAACGGAACAATGTATGGCTTATCAGCCTCGGTCTGGTGCAAAGATGTTAAAGTAGCTCACAGTATTGCAGACCAGTTAAATGTCGG ctcTGTATGGATTAACAGCTGGCTTCCAAACGAACCCAACATGCCTCACGAATCCTGGAAGCAGAGTGGACTGGGGCGAACAGGCGGGGCTTACTCCATAGATTTCTATACCGAATTGAAAACTGTTAGCATAACATTTTGA
- the LOC131795096 gene encoding 2-aminomuconic semialdehyde dehydrogenase-like isoform X1: protein MDFLSQINHLFRRDISEQIQNFINGEFVPPEDGRFADTLNPSTGEVLCKYPVSTVKDVERAIDAARSAFYSWSKVCKNERAKILNQVAKLLGKRSEAFIRAEIMDQGRAIHGVSKEDNDITREVLNIKYFTAQAVATVESATQSQGSVSYSTRYPLGVVGIITSWASPLHSILWHAIPALASGNCVVIKPSSLAPVEVHLLAKTFSDAGIPRGVVNVVYGKGDVLGRAMAAHPTVKALALAGSERTASAILAVSQLLYTKKFMFRLGNCHPMIVFDDANLEEVLPVAIRGSFLRNEGQNVHSINRIFVHASILQTFTERFIRVVQRLKIGSAHETGIQVGPLISKEHRQKIIGLIQGAVNDGAELLWGGKIPKLDSKLAKGFFLEPTVLGGFQSSTISTINTLEVQGPVVRIIPFRTANEAVVGANGTMYGLSASVWCKDVKVAHSIADQLNVGSVWINSWLPNEPNMPHESWKQSGLGRTGGAYSIDFYTELKTVSITF from the exons ATGGATTTTCTGTCCCAGATAAACCACCTCTTTCG GCGTGACATTTCGGAACAAATCCAAAATTTTATAAACGGCGAGTTCGTACCTCCAGAGGATGGAAGATTCGCCGACACTTTGAATCCAAGTACAGGGGAAGTGTTATGCAAATACCCAGTCTCGACTGTGAAGGATGTAGAAAGAGCTATAGACGCCGCCAGGTCTGCATTTTATTCATGGTCTAAAGTATGTAAG AATGAGAGAGCAAAGATTTTAAATCAAGTGGCGAAGTTATTGGGGAAAAGGTCTGAGGCTTTCATTCGCGCCGAGATTATGGACCAGGGTAGAGCAATCCATGGTGTAAGCAAGGAAGACAACGACATTACCAGAGAGGTTCtcaatattaaatattttactGCGCAAGCCGTTGCTACTGTGGAATCAGCAACACAATCACAAG GTTCCGTCAGCTATAGTACGCGGTATCCTCTTGGTGTGGTTGGTATAATTACTTCTTGGGCTTCTCCTCTACATTCGATTTTATGGCATGCAATCCCAGCACTGGCCAGCGGCAACTGTGTGGTTATAAAGCCTTCATCTTTGGCTCCTGTTGAAGTCCATTTGCTGGCCAAAACATTCAGCGATGCAG GGATTCCAAGGGGCGTCGTGAACGTAGTCTATGGCAAAGGTGACGTGCTTGGTAGAGCCATGGCTGCGCATCCAACTGTGAAAGCGTTGGCATTG GCAGGAAGCGAGAGGACTGCATCTGCCATACTTGCTGTAAGTCAGCTTCTTTATACAAAAAAGTTCATGTTTCGCTTAGGAAACTGTCATCCGATGATCGTCTTCGACGACGCTAATTTAGAGGAAGTTCTCCCAGTTGCAATCAGAGGAAG TTTTCTCCGCAACGAGGGCCAAAATGTCCACTCTATCAACCGCATTTTCGTTCACGCATCCATCTTGCAAACATTTACTGAAAGATTCATCAGAGTGGTACAGAGGTTGAAGATTGGCAGTGCACATGAGACAGGGATACAG GTTGGTCCTTTAATCAGCAAGGAACATCGCCAGAAGATCATAGGTCTTATTCAAGGCGCAGTGAACGATGGAGCAGAGCTTCTGTGGGGCGGGAAAATTCCAAAACTTGACAGCAAGTTAGCCAAAGGTTTCTTCCTGGAGCCCACGGTACTTGGAG GTTTCCAAAGTTCAACCATTAGTACTATAAACACCCTGGAGGTTCAAGGCCCAGTG GTAAGAATCATACCGTTTCGTACTGCAAACGAGGCTGTAGTAGGAGCAAACGGAACAATGTATGGCTTATCAGCCTCGGTCTGGTGCAAAGATGTTAAAGTAGCTCACAGTATTGCAGACCAGTTAAATGTCGG ctcTGTATGGATTAACAGCTGGCTTCCAAACGAACCCAACATGCCTCACGAATCCTGGAAGCAGAGTGGACTGGGGCGAACAGGCGGGGCTTACTCCATAGATTTCTATACCGAATTGAAAACTGTTAGCATAACATTTTGA
- the LOC131795074 gene encoding gamma-aminobutyric acid type B receptor subunit 2: MMKTITLSAWLLLSILLMGKWAHSLKNLYIGTFYGVNVSSKGWSSKGVMPAVRMALDHVNRDRSILAGYILQEEWRDSKCDSAAAIKAMLDLVSKPPNKIMFTAPGCSPAAEPIAEAAPFWGAVQVGFSNTSPKLSDDSRFPLYSRICSSEALNNFAIVNLLKHFKWNRVAILVQQDHIFTKTKENLMALLTKNNISIVFMESFEEEHRHPVRHIKRRDVRIIIGLMYEDQFRKIACQACHEGVTGRKYVWILPGWYSEKWWESKIGDTSCSGDDILLAAGNYLATRPLPLGDSKTPTISGKTAVELNDELLERSRKINYPANGFSSFAYDAIWSIALTLHQSSFALQARNKSLTNITYGDREAAELFRRILRNLTYIGMSGIVKFNRVGDRENTIEILQQQGDSRTVIGLCDKSSTMLNDSLFIWEGKIPADGVTNTTEPYEAPRIQTIMTLVTSSLGVLFSLGCLTLNILYRKHRIIKMSSPHFNSITAIGCLLCYIHVFLAVLGNSFVYGKGSRSVCVVRAYLIVVGFTLVFGGMLSKTWRVYKIFTNRRLKRQISGLSTSHLLLKILHGLLLDILVLVSWELVDPLQAKTIQISDKMHPDDEDIHIHITIHQCDSTHYSKWFLGILIYKGILLLFGVFLAWETRNVHYAELNDSKNIGVAVYNILLFSGLSITAEFVLSNYNAKRIFNNSLIHLCTTMVLGLVFLPKITNLARESQVHPEEIQIQDGREHNSLGKKNFNSTSFGVSEIAQTVH; the protein is encoded by the exons ATGATGAAAACTATCACGCTCTCTGCATGGTTGCTGCTTTCCATTCTGTTGATGGGAAAGTGGGCTCACAGTTTGAAGAACTTGTACATTGGTACTTTCTACGGCGTAAACGTGTCTTCAAAAGGTTGGAGCTCCAAGGGTGTTATGCCGGCAGTTCGGATGGCGCTGGACCACGTGAATAGGGACCGGTCCATTTTGGCAGGGTACATTTTACAGGAGGAGTGGAGAGATTCTAAG TGTGACAGTGCTGCCGCCATAAAAGCTATGTTGGATTTAGTGTCCAAGCCTCCTAATAAGATCATGTTCACGGCACCAGGTTGCTCTCCAGCTGCAGAACCCATCGCAGAAGCTGCCCCATTTTGGGGAGCAGTGCAG gtTGGTTTCAGCAATACCTCTCCTAAGCTCTCAGATGACTCAAGGTTTCCACTCTACTCCCGCATTTGTTCTTCTGAGGCCCTGAACAACTTTGCCATTGTGAACTTACTAAAACACTTCAAGTGGAACAGAGTCGCAATTCTCGTGCAACAGGACCACATTTTCACAAAG ACCAAAGAGAACTTGATGGCGTTACTTACCAAAAACAACATCTCAATCGTTTTCATGGAGAGTTTTGAAGAGGAACACAGGCATCCAGTTCGTCACATTAAG AGGAGAGATGTCAGAATCATCATTGGCCTGATGTATGAAGATCAATTCCGAAAAATCGCATGTCAG GCATGCCATGAAGGAGTAACAGGCAGGAAATACGTTTGGATTCTTCCAGGATGGTACAGTGAAAAGTGGTGGGAATCGAAGATTGGAGACACTTCGTGTAGTGGAGACGACATACTTTTAGCAGCAGGCAACTATCTCGCCACCAGACCTCTACCTCTTGGGGATTCCAAGACCCCTACGATTTCAGGGAAG ACTGCTGTTGAACTTAACGATGAACTCTTAGAACGGAGCAGGAAGATAAATTACCCAGCAAATGGATTTTCCTCTTTTGCGTATGACGCTATTTGGAGCATCGCACTAACGTTGCACCAGTCCTCCTTCGCTCTTCAAGCACGCAACAAGAGTTTAACAAACATAACGTATGGTGATCGCGAGGCCGCCGAACTCTTCCGACGAATACTTCGGAATTTGACCTACATCGGCATGTCG GGCATTGTTAAGTTTAACAGAGTGGGTGATAGAGAAAATACGATCGAGATTTTGCAACAACAAG gtgATTCCAGGACAGTGATCGGATTGTGTGACAAATCTTCCACCATGTTGAATGACTCTTTGTTCATCTGGGAAG GCAAGATTCCGGCTGACGGAGTAACCAACACAACTGAACCTTATGAAGCACCAAGGATACAGACCATCATGACTCTTGTTACATCCTCTCTTGGCGTGCTGTTCTCTTTGGGATGCCTGACTTTAAATATATTATACAGAAAACATAG GATAATCAAGATGTCGTCACCACATTTTAATAGCATAACGGCCATTGGCTGTCTGTTATGCTATATCCACGTTTTCCTGGCAGTTTTGGGAAATTCATTCGTTTATGGAAAAGGAAGCAGATCTGTTTGCGTG GTGCGCGCTTACCTTATTGTTGTCGGATTTACATTGGTGTTTGGAGGAATGTTATCGAAGACTTGGCGTGTGTACAAGATATTTACTAACAGGCGTCTCAAACGACAG ATAAGTGGTCTGAGTACGTCTCACCTATTGCTTAAAATACTCCATGGTCTACTGCTGGATATACTGGTGCTTGTGAGCTGGGAACTAGTGGATCCCTTACAAGCAAAAACCATACAAATATCCGATAAG aTGCACCCCGACGACGAAGACATACACATTCACATAACAATTCACCAATGCGATTCAACTCACTACTCCAAATGGTTTCTTGGTATACTGATATACAAGGGCATACTGCTTCTGTTTGGCGTCTTCCTGGCCTGGGAAACGAGAAATGTTCACTACGCTGAACTCAACGATTCCAAGAACATCGGGGTAGCTGTCTACAATATTTTACTGTTCTCGGGGCTTTCCATCACAGCGGAGTTTGTGCTGAGTAATTATAATGCCAAGAGGATCTTCAACAATTCCTTGATACACCTGTGTACCACCATGGTGCTTGGTTTAGTGTTTCTCCCAAAG ATCACAAACCTTGCACGAGAGTCACAAGTGCACCCAGAAGAAATCCAAATTCAGGATGGAAGGGAACATAATTCgttaggaaagaaaaatttcaattcgaCCAGTTTTGGAGTTTCGGAAATCGCGCAGACGGTTCATTAG